A region of Chloracidobacterium sp. DNA encodes the following proteins:
- the sucC gene encoding ADP-forming succinate--CoA ligase subunit beta has product MKIHEYQGKAILKEFGVPVPRGIVARTSDEAEAAARELGTDVVVVKAQIHAGGRGKGGGVKLAKSPEEAKQIASEILGMMLITHQTGPEGREVKTLLIEEGLPIDKEFYLGITLDRVTGRNVFMASSAGGMDIEKVAEETPELILKETIDPAVGLRGFQARKLAFGLGIPNDLINQAASFMLKLYDAYEKTDASLIEINPFLLTKDNRLIALDAKLSFDDNAMYRHKDYAELRDLGEEEPLEIEASKYDLNYIKLDGNIGCMVNGAGLAMATMDIIKLSGGEPANFLDVGGGASQERVEQAFKILLADTNVKAVLINIFGGIVRCDMVANGVVAAAKNLGVSIPIVARLEGTNVEEGRRVLAESNIGIIPATTMNDAAEKVVAAAA; this is encoded by the coding sequence ATGAAAATCCACGAATACCAAGGCAAAGCCATCCTCAAAGAATTCGGCGTTCCCGTACCGCGCGGCATCGTCGCACGCACGTCTGACGAAGCCGAAGCAGCCGCACGCGAACTCGGAACAGATGTGGTCGTCGTTAAAGCCCAGATCCACGCCGGCGGACGCGGCAAAGGCGGCGGCGTAAAACTCGCCAAATCGCCCGAAGAAGCAAAGCAGATCGCATCCGAAATTCTCGGCATGATGCTCATCACACACCAAACAGGCCCGGAAGGCCGCGAGGTCAAGACACTTCTCATTGAAGAAGGCCTGCCCATCGACAAAGAGTTCTATCTCGGCATCACCCTCGACCGCGTAACCGGCCGCAATGTCTTTATGGCGTCGTCAGCAGGCGGTATGGACATCGAAAAGGTCGCTGAGGAAACGCCTGAACTTATCCTCAAAGAAACTATCGATCCGGCAGTCGGCCTTCGGGGCTTTCAGGCACGCAAACTCGCGTTCGGCCTCGGCATTCCAAACGATCTCATCAATCAAGCCGCGTCGTTCATGCTAAAACTCTACGACGCCTATGAGAAAACCGATGCGTCACTCATCGAGATCAATCCGTTCCTGCTCACCAAAGACAATCGCCTGATCGCTCTCGATGCAAAGCTAAGTTTCGACGACAACGCAATGTATCGGCACAAAGATTACGCCGAACTCCGCGACTTGGGCGAAGAAGAACCTCTCGAGATCGAGGCGTCCAAATACGACCTCAACTACATCAAGCTAGACGGCAACATTGGCTGCATGGTAAACGGCGCAGGCCTCGCGATGGCGACGATGGACATCATAAAACTCTCCGGCGGCGAACCCGCAAACTTCCTCGACGTCGGCGGAGGTGCAAGCCAGGAGCGTGTCGAACAAGCATTCAAAATTCTCCTCGCCGACACAAATGTAAAAGCCGTACTAATAAACATCTTCGGCGGCATCGTCCGCTGCGACATGGTAGCCAACGGCGTCGTCGCAGCCGCAAAAAATCTCGGAGTCTCGATCCCCATAGTCGCAAGATTAGAGGGCACCAACGTCGAAGAAGGCCGCCGCGTCCTAGCCGAATCAAACATCGGCATAATCCCCGCCACCACAATGAACGACGCCGCAGAAAAGGTCGTAGCGGCTGCAGCATAA
- a CDS encoding four helix bundle protein — protein sequence MKYSTFEELPVWNTAIEFALNVFAFTNKSDFRGLGDTKNQLERSALSISNNIAEGFERGTTAELINFLYIARGSAGESRSMLRLCERIERFSNFKSEISNLTGNAVNISKQLHGWLESLKNTDIKGVKFFTNKEKKRIEMDKEFAEFDQTMERHRQELLEKLIQREQQSNG from the coding sequence ATGAAATACTCAACCTTCGAAGAGTTGCCTGTCTGGAACACCGCTATTGAATTTGCTCTAAACGTATTTGCATTCACAAACAAATCAGATTTTCGAGGTCTCGGAGATACTAAAAATCAATTAGAGCGCTCCGCACTTTCGATCTCCAACAACATCGCCGAAGGCTTCGAACGAGGCACCACCGCTGAACTGATAAATTTCCTGTACATAGCCCGAGGCTCCGCCGGCGAAAGCCGCTCGATGCTTCGTCTATGCGAGCGTATTGAACGATTCTCAAATTTCAAATCTGAAATTTCAAATTTGACCGGAAACGCGGTCAACATTTCAAAGCAGCTTCACGGCTGGCTCGAATCCCTAAAAAACACGGATATCAAAGGCGTAAAATTCTTTACAAACAAAGAAAAGAAACGCATTGAAATGGACAAGGAATTCGCGGAGTTCGATCAAACAATGGAACGACACCGACAAGAACTGCTAGAAAAACTAATCCAGCGCGAGCAACAATCTAACGGCTAG
- a CDS encoding AAA family ATPase — translation MHDSFSKDEGQNIRQASRINDCFANSKDFVPPGMLFGEFWCEGEMALLFGATGTGKSILALQIADAAARGRGVEAFNMEAKRQKVLYVDLALSNAQLQMRYTHAAKHYEFSRNLYRERPASNDKLCAWLRERINDNGYK, via the coding sequence ATGCATGATTCCTTTTCAAAAGACGAAGGACAAAACATACGGCAGGCGAGTCGGATAAATGATTGTTTCGCAAATTCTAAAGATTTTGTACCGCCGGGAATGCTGTTTGGAGAGTTCTGGTGCGAGGGTGAGATGGCATTGCTTTTCGGAGCAACGGGCACGGGCAAGAGCATTCTTGCTCTTCAGATCGCTGATGCGGCGGCACGAGGTCGAGGCGTCGAGGCCTTCAACATGGAGGCAAAACGCCAGAAGGTACTGTACGTCGACCTGGCTCTTTCAAATGCGCAACTTCAAATGCGTTACACGCATGCGGCGAAGCATTATGAGTTTTCACGTAACCTGTATCGCGAACGGCCAGCATCGAACGACAAACTTTGCGCGTGGCTGCGTGAACGGATAAACGATAACGGTTACAAGTGA
- the bstA gene encoding bacillithiol transferase BstA, which translates to MSPDPRFPIGEFDMDFGVSPELRDARIATIADLPSRLRDAVEGLDDSQLDTPYRDGGWTIRQVVHHVADSHANSLIRFKLALTEDEPPTIRPYYEDRWAMLADAKLPVEVSLKMIDAIHERWTALLHSMSYSDYQKEFIHPETGVWTLDGALALYAWHSEHHTAHITSLRDRMGW; encoded by the coding sequence ATGTCACCAGACCCGCGTTTTCCGATAGGCGAATTTGATATGGACTTTGGCGTTTCGCCGGAGCTGCGCGATGCACGCATTGCGACAATTGCCGATCTGCCAAGCCGTTTGCGTGATGCTGTCGAGGGACTTGATGACTCGCAGCTTGATACGCCATATCGAGACGGCGGATGGACGATCAGGCAAGTCGTTCACCACGTTGCTGACAGTCACGCCAATTCACTTATCAGATTTAAGCTCGCGTTGACAGAAGACGAGCCGCCAACGATCAGGCCATACTATGAAGACCGTTGGGCGATGCTCGCTGATGCAAAACTGCCTGTAGAAGTCTCTCTGAAGATGATCGACGCCATTCATGAACGCTGGACCGCATTGCTGCATTCAATGTCGTACAGCGACTATCAAAAAGAGTTCATTCACCCCGAAACAGGAGTTTGGACACTCGACGGAGCATTGGCTTTGTACGCCTGGCACTCCGAACATCACACCGCACATATTACATCGCTCAGAGATAGAATGGGCTGGTAA
- the dnaB gene encoding replicative DNA helicase: MASVFPDNRREQYLEKPLPSSEESERVILGAILLDNAVIAEAVEHLKPEDFYSPLNRRVFAAMIALFEKQRQIDPILIGEELKKEGSFESIGGITTITNLTFGLPHFSKIEEYVKVVRDKSVVRNLIRTCNAITGEALAEEDDAEVILDKAEQRIFEIAEARTKQSFSRIAPVADRVLARVKERAAGESTGITGLSTGFREVDEMTSGLQRTDLIIVAGRPSMGKTALCLTVAQNAALHSKAVVALFSLEMSKEQLVTRMLSSEAHINAHRFRTGHLMTNEWERLANAIGTLADTRIFIDDTPGISALEIRAKARRLAAEQKQLDLIVIDYLQLMGSAGARRSENRQQEVSQISRELKALAKELDVPVLALSQLSRAPEARNPPKPLMSDLRESGSIEQDADVVAFIYREDYYKETEENKGLAELIISKQRNGPTGTVKLAFLREFTRFENYFGG, from the coding sequence ATGGCAAGCGTATTTCCCGACAATCGACGAGAGCAATATCTCGAAAAACCTCTGCCATCGAGCGAGGAAAGCGAGCGCGTGATCCTCGGTGCGATTTTGCTCGATAATGCTGTTATTGCCGAGGCTGTTGAGCATTTAAAGCCCGAAGATTTCTACTCGCCGCTCAATCGCCGTGTTTTTGCGGCAATGATCGCTCTGTTTGAAAAGCAGCGACAGATCGATCCGATCCTGATCGGCGAAGAGCTAAAGAAAGAAGGCTCGTTCGAGTCTATCGGCGGCATAACGACGATCACCAATCTGACATTCGGCCTGCCGCATTTTTCAAAGATCGAGGAATACGTCAAAGTCGTCCGCGACAAATCGGTTGTCCGCAATCTGATCCGCACATGCAATGCGATCACCGGCGAGGCACTTGCCGAAGAGGACGATGCCGAGGTGATACTCGATAAGGCGGAGCAAAGGATCTTCGAGATCGCTGAGGCTCGAACAAAGCAGAGCTTTTCGCGGATCGCTCCTGTCGCTGACCGCGTTCTCGCTCGTGTAAAAGAGCGTGCTGCCGGTGAAAGCACTGGAATCACAGGCCTTTCGACGGGTTTTCGCGAAGTTGACGAAATGACGTCAGGGTTGCAGCGGACAGATCTGATCATTGTTGCCGGACGACCGTCGATGGGCAAAACTGCACTTTGTCTAACCGTCGCTCAAAACGCTGCACTTCATTCCAAAGCGGTCGTTGCTTTGTTCTCGCTTGAAATGTCGAAAGAGCAGCTTGTAACTCGTATGCTCTCGAGCGAAGCTCACATTAACGCTCATCGTTTCCGTACGGGCCATTTGATGACCAACGAATGGGAGCGGCTTGCAAATGCGATAGGCACGCTCGCGGACACGAGAATATTTATCGACGACACGCCCGGCATTTCGGCACTCGAGATCCGTGCAAAAGCTCGTCGTCTTGCTGCGGAACAAAAACAGCTTGATCTGATCGTCATCGACTACCTGCAATTGATGGGCAGCGCCGGCGCACGGCGAAGCGAGAACCGTCAGCAGGAAGTGTCGCAGATCTCACGCGAATTAAAGGCACTCGCAAAAGAACTTGATGTGCCTGTGCTGGCATTGTCGCAGCTTTCGCGTGCTCCTGAGGCTCGTAATCCGCCGAAGCCCTTGATGTCCGACCTTCGCGAATCTGGCAGTATCGAGCAGGACGCCGATGTCGTCGCATTCATCTATCGCGAAGACTATTACAAGGAAACCGAAGAAAACAAAGGCCTCGCCGAACTGATAATTTCCAAGCAAAGAAACGGGCCGACCGGTACAGTTAAACTCGCGTTTTTGAGAGAATTTACGAGATTTGAAAACTATTTTGGCGGCTAA
- a CDS encoding 50S ribosomal protein L9 — protein MANTTILLREEIDNLGGRGDLVKVRAGYARNYLLPQGLATLATKGNIKQIEQERAALLKRAAADKATAEAQRDQMASITLEFERKAGDHGTLFGSVTSMDIAEGLQAKGYEIDRRKIILKDAIKETGEFTVNVKLYRDVLLSLPVTVTAEGGEMPEKPVKEKKAKKEDAPEEAKAEVPAEETSPAVEESSTETEEPTTAE, from the coding sequence ATGGCGAATACAACAATTTTATTACGCGAAGAGATCGATAATCTTGGCGGACGCGGAGATCTGGTAAAGGTAAGGGCGGGTTATGCTCGCAACTATCTGTTGCCGCAAGGTTTAGCGACTCTCGCTACTAAGGGCAATATTAAACAGATCGAACAGGAACGTGCCGCGCTTCTGAAAAGAGCTGCTGCCGATAAGGCAACCGCCGAAGCACAGCGCGATCAGATGGCGAGCATTACGCTTGAATTCGAACGTAAGGCCGGCGATCATGGAACGCTCTTTGGTTCGGTCACTTCGATGGACATTGCCGAAGGGCTTCAGGCCAAAGGCTATGAGATCGACCGCCGCAAGATCATTCTCAAAGACGCGATCAAGGAAACCGGCGAATTCACGGTCAACGTTAAGCTTTACCGCGACGTTCTGCTGTCTTTGCCAGTCACTGTGACTGCTGAGGGCGGCGAAATGCCTGAGAAGCCAGTCAAAGAGAAAAAGGCGAAAAAGGAAGACGCGCCTGAAGAAGCAAAGGCCGAGGTTCCGGCGGAGGAAACGTCTCCTGCAGTCGAAGAGTCTTCGACGGAAACGGAAGAGCCTACGACGGCGGAATAA
- a CDS encoding 30S ribosomal protein S18: MDDRGGFGVGEDVIGDRPRRFQRRRARNVVPDYVDWKDVDLLRQFIPERGKIMPRRISGITAKDQRRIAKAIKRARSMAILPFVAD, encoded by the coding sequence ATGGATGACAGAGGCGGTTTCGGCGTTGGTGAAGACGTCATTGGTGACCGCCCGCGAAGATTTCAACGCCGCCGGGCTCGCAATGTGGTGCCGGATTACGTCGATTGGAAGGATGTCGATCTGCTGAGGCAGTTCATTCCAGAACGCGGCAAGATCATGCCGCGCCGAATTTCGGGCATCACAGCTAAAGACCAGCGCCGCATAGCTAAGGCGATCAAACGTGCCCGCTCAATGGCAATCCTGCCGTTTGTAGCAGACTAG
- the rpsF gene encoding 30S ribosomal protein S6, with the protein MANRTYEVMYIVNPETDAEKIEKLNDAVGKLIEKEGGEVVRMDDIGMKTLAYPIEKKKEGHYVLFEINGTGQEIAELERRMRVNDMVMRYITVRVDEDRKKADKIRTKREARAEKRARFRQSSEETTEATAEA; encoded by the coding sequence ATGGCAAACAGAACATATGAAGTAATGTATATCGTCAATCCGGAAACGGATGCCGAGAAGATCGAAAAATTGAACGACGCCGTCGGAAAATTGATCGAGAAGGAAGGCGGCGAAGTCGTTCGCATGGACGACATCGGCATGAAAACCCTTGCTTACCCGATCGAAAAGAAGAAAGAAGGGCATTATGTGCTCTTTGAGATCAACGGTACCGGCCAGGAGATCGCTGAGCTTGAGCGACGCATGCGTGTCAACGACATGGTCATGCGTTACATCACGGTCCGCGTGGACGAAGACCGCAAGAAGGCGGACAAGATCCGCACGAAGCGTGAAGCTCGTGCTGAAAAACGTGCAAGATTCCGTCAGTCGTCAGAAGAAACAACAGAGGCGACCGCTGAGGCGTAA
- a CDS encoding aminoacyl-tRNA hydrolase codes for MPTEVGTQNWLIVGLGNPGPEYAKTRHNLGFMLVDLLASQMQTQIKREECRSLIGRGIIDNQVIELAKPQTYMNLSGEAVSCLIAKEERSIERLIVISDDLALPFGSIRIRPKGTHGGQNGLRSIIERLSTQDFIRLRIGIQPEHQIGDAARFVLEKFAKGDSETLEKILDRSADAVRSIVSDGVEAAMARFN; via the coding sequence ATGCCAACTGAAGTTGGAACTCAGAACTGGTTGATCGTCGGGCTTGGTAATCCAGGCCCGGAATATGCGAAGACGCGGCACAATCTAGGATTTATGCTCGTCGATCTGCTCGCATCGCAAATGCAGACGCAGATCAAGCGTGAAGAGTGCAGATCGCTGATTGGCCGAGGCATTATTGACAATCAAGTGATCGAACTGGCCAAGCCGCAGACGTACATGAATTTGAGCGGCGAAGCGGTCAGTTGCCTGATCGCGAAAGAGGAAAGATCGATCGAGAGATTGATAGTAATTTCGGATGATCTTGCTTTGCCTTTTGGCTCGATCAGAATTCGGCCAAAAGGAACGCACGGCGGACAGAATGGCCTGAGATCGATCATAGAACGTTTAAGTACGCAGGATTTTATAAGGCTGAGAATCGGAATTCAGCCGGAGCATCAAATAGGTGATGCAGCGAGGTTTGTTTTGGAGAAATTCGCAAAAGGCGATTCTGAAACACTTGAAAAAATATTGGATAGATCTGCCGACGCTGTGCGTTCCATCGTTTCTGATGGTGTCGAGGCGGCAATGGCAAGATTTAATTGA
- a CDS encoding 50S ribosomal protein L25 — protein sequence MAEKIVVKAEKRETRGKGHARRLRVDGKIPVVVYGGGSESMSATVSLKDLAAIIRTETSVNTVFALDVAGEGIHDVIFQDRQIDAVKGRLIHADLRRFAKGEKIEMTVPIRLTGHAVGLQDVGAVLTQAMREIKVLCEPANTPDSIDVDVTNLEAGQSLHVSDLVVGAGIEIALAPETVVASVVTVEEAVLEPQIEEGAQPEVAGEKPEAAPEGGEDT from the coding sequence ATGGCTGAAAAAATTGTTGTAAAAGCTGAAAAGCGTGAAACGCGTGGCAAGGGCCATGCCCGTCGTCTGCGTGTCGATGGCAAGATACCTGTCGTTGTCTATGGCGGAGGTTCGGAGAGCATGTCTGCTACTGTTTCGCTAAAAGATCTCGCCGCGATCATTCGCACCGAAACTAGTGTCAATACAGTGTTTGCACTTGATGTCGCGGGCGAAGGCATTCATGACGTTATTTTTCAAGACCGTCAGATCGACGCGGTCAAAGGGCGTCTCATCCATGCCGATCTTCGCAGATTTGCAAAGGGCGAGAAGATCGAAATGACAGTTCCGATCCGTTTGACTGGCCACGCTGTGGGGCTTCAAGACGTTGGTGCCGTTCTCACTCAGGCAATGCGTGAGATCAAGGTGCTCTGCGAACCGGCCAATACGCCGGATTCGATAGACGTGGATGTGACAAATCTCGAGGCAGGGCAATCTCTGCACGTTTCCGATCTTGTTGTCGGTGCGGGAATTGAGATCGCTCTGGCACCGGAAACTGTTGTCGCTTCGGTCGTTACGGTTGAGGAAGCAGTTCTTGAGCCACAGATAGAGGAAGGTGCTCAGCCTGAGGTTGCCGGCGAAAAGCCTGAAGCAGCACCTGAAGGCGGCGAAGATACGTAA
- a CDS encoding ribose-phosphate pyrophosphokinase produces the protein MSVTGKIKVFSGNAHPALAEEICGYLDCELGKASTDRFSDDEFNFQIGENVRGHDVFIVQPTCPPTDRHLMELLIMIDTFVRASAERVTAVIPYFGYARADKKDRPRVPITAKLVANLITTAGAERVLTIDLHASQIQGFFDIPVDHLYAAPIVVEYFKANPIENLIVVAPDTGGAERARAYAKRLKAGLALCDKRRERANEADVMNIVGDVRGKNCLIIDDMCDTGGTICKVAEALHKAGANEVIACFTHGVLSGKAVENITGSYLKKVIVTNTIPIRDNGMPLVEGGKIEVLSVAKLLASAIKSIHDETSVSSLFI, from the coding sequence ATGAGCGTCACTGGCAAGATCAAGGTATTTTCGGGCAATGCACACCCTGCGTTGGCCGAGGAAATATGTGGCTACCTGGACTGCGAACTTGGAAAGGCCAGTACAGATCGGTTTTCGGACGACGAGTTCAACTTCCAGATCGGCGAGAATGTACGCGGCCATGACGTATTTATCGTTCAGCCGACTTGTCCGCCGACAGACCGGCACTTGATGGAACTGTTGATAATGATCGACACCTTTGTCCGGGCATCGGCCGAACGCGTAACTGCTGTGATCCCATATTTTGGGTATGCCCGTGCGGACAAGAAAGACCGTCCGCGTGTGCCGATCACGGCAAAACTGGTTGCCAATCTGATCACGACGGCGGGAGCCGAGAGGGTTTTGACAATAGATCTGCATGCATCGCAGATACAAGGGTTTTTTGACATTCCGGTGGATCACCTTTACGCCGCTCCGATAGTGGTCGAGTATTTTAAGGCGAATCCGATCGAGAATCTGATCGTAGTTGCTCCTGACACGGGCGGTGCGGAACGTGCCCGTGCATATGCAAAACGATTGAAGGCCGGCCTCGCTCTTTGCGACAAGCGAAGAGAACGTGCGAACGAAGCCGATGTAATGAATATCGTTGGTGACGTTCGGGGCAAGAATTGTTTGATAATCGACGACATGTGCGATACCGGCGGCACGATCTGCAAGGTTGCTGAGGCTCTGCACAAAGCCGGTGCTAATGAGGTTATTGCGTGCTTCACGCATGGTGTGCTTTCAGGGAAAGCGGTTGAGAATATTACCGGTTCGTATTTGAAAAAGGTTATTGTGACCAACACGATACCGATCCGCGACAACGGAATGCCGCTTGTCGAAGGCGGAAAGATAGAGGTTCTAAGCGTCGCAAAGCTGTTGGCTTCTGCGATCAAATCGATACACGATGAAACGAGTGTATCGTCTTTATTTATATAG